In a genomic window of Sarcophilus harrisii chromosome 4, mSarHar1.11, whole genome shotgun sequence:
- the FIS1 gene encoding mitochondrial fission 1 protein produces the protein MEAVLSELVAVDDLVKFEKKFQTEQAGGSVSHSTQFEYAWCLVRSKYNDDIRKGIGLLEELLHKGSKEEQRDYVFYLAVGNYRLKEYEKALKYVRGLLQTEPQNNQAKELKCLIDKAMKKDGLVGMAIVGGMALGVAGLAGLIGLAVAKSKS, from the exons ATGGAGGCCGTGCTGAGCGAGCTGGTGGCCGTTGACGATTTAGTG AAATTCGAGAAGAAGTTCCAGACAGAGCAGGCAGGGGGCTCCGTGTCTCACAGCACTCAGTTTGAGTACGCCTGGTGTTTGGTGCGAAGCAAATACAATGATGACATCCGAAAGGGCATCGGGCTGCTGGAGG aaCTGTTACATAAAGGAAGCAAAGAGGAACAACGAGATTATGTCTTCTACTTGGCTGTGGGGAATTATCGTCTCAAG GAATATGAAAAGGCTCTGAAGTATGTGAGAGGATTGCTGCAGACTGAGCCTCAGAACAACCAGGCCAAGGAGCTAAAATGCCTTATTGATAAGGCTATGAAGAAAG ATGGGCTAGTAGGCATGGCCATCGTGGGAGGCATGGCTCTGGGTGTGGCTGGGCTCGCTGGGCTAATTGGACTTGCTGTGGCCAAGTCTAAGTCTTGA